A single region of the Saprospiraceae bacterium genome encodes:
- a CDS encoding sulfatase-like hydrolase/transferase, protein MNLLKMLLLFGLMNCLSCTGIDPSTQSKALPNIVILLADDLGYGDLGCYGGVANTPNLDQLAKEGIRFTDFYAAASNCSPSRVGLLTGRSPSKVGMYSYMPERHPMHLKQEEITIAEIVKEKGYQTGHFGKWHVSWIPQDAELKQPQPHDQGFDYSLGTANNAMPSHLNPVNFVRNGQALGEMKGYSCDIVVQEAIDWLGKTQTTPSPFLLYLAFHEPHKVVSSPPALTAKYAAYPEQDAEYFASVENMDAAIGKFLQVLSDLALDKNTLILFASDNGSYRNGSNGPLLGGKSFVYEGGIRVPGILHWKGQVEAEQLVQQAAGLIDIMPTICDLIGVRHPNEAQLDGISLLPLVQQQPLERIKPLSWFFYRTSPEIAMRIGDYTILGRDLDTSRYTHPFTQPDMEYIKNMTLEDFELYHLTADLGQENNIDYQTLDIGRQYKKLVVDRLKEIQAIGPYWSHLPPAKSPMKRKSEWRQLKPEGFSN, encoded by the coding sequence ATGAACCTGCTTAAAATGCTTTTACTTTTTGGATTAATGAACTGTTTAAGTTGTACGGGGATTGATCCATCAACCCAATCAAAGGCGCTTCCTAACATTGTCATTCTATTGGCAGATGACTTAGGATACGGCGATTTAGGTTGCTATGGCGGTGTTGCCAATACGCCAAATTTGGATCAACTAGCCAAAGAGGGGATACGCTTTACCGATTTCTATGCTGCTGCATCCAACTGCTCTCCTTCGAGGGTAGGCCTCCTCACTGGTCGATCACCTTCCAAAGTAGGCATGTATAGTTATATGCCAGAAAGGCATCCTATGCATCTGAAACAAGAAGAAATCACGATTGCGGAAATCGTCAAAGAAAAGGGCTATCAAACGGGGCATTTTGGCAAATGGCATGTGAGCTGGATTCCACAAGACGCTGAGTTAAAACAGCCACAACCCCATGACCAGGGCTTTGATTATTCCTTGGGTACGGCTAATAATGCAATGCCTTCCCATTTGAATCCGGTTAATTTTGTGCGCAATGGGCAGGCGCTTGGCGAAATGAAGGGGTACTCCTGTGATATTGTGGTACAGGAAGCGATTGATTGGTTAGGGAAAACCCAAACTACGCCCTCTCCATTCCTTTTGTACCTCGCCTTCCATGAGCCACACAAAGTGGTGTCCTCCCCTCCGGCGTTAACGGCCAAATATGCTGCCTATCCGGAGCAGGATGCCGAATATTTTGCCAGTGTAGAAAACATGGATGCCGCTATAGGAAAATTCTTACAAGTGCTATCCGATCTGGCATTGGATAAAAATACACTCATTCTATTTGCTTCCGATAACGGTTCCTATCGCAATGGTTCGAATGGCCCACTGCTGGGTGGAAAAAGTTTTGTGTACGAAGGGGGGATCAGGGTGCCGGGCATTCTCCATTGGAAAGGTCAGGTGGAAGCAGAGCAGTTGGTTCAGCAAGCGGCAGGCCTGATTGACATCATGCCAACGATCTGTGATTTGATCGGGGTTCGGCACCCAAACGAAGCGCAATTAGATGGTATCAGTTTATTGCCCCTTGTCCAGCAACAACCGCTCGAACGCATCAAACCACTCAGCTGGTTTTTCTATCGGACTTCACCTGAAATAGCCATGCGGATTGGAGACTACACTATTTTGGGAAGAGACCTGGATACCAGTAGGTATACCCACCCTTTCACCCAACCTGATATGGAGTATATTAAAAACATGACCTTGGAGGATTTTGAATTGTACCACCTGACTGCTGACCTTGGACAGGAAAACAATATAGATTACCAGACTTTGGATATAGGTCGACAATATAAAAAACTAGTCGTGGATCGATTAAAGGAAATTCAAGCGATTGGCCCTTACTGGAGCCATTTGCCTCCCGCAAAAAGTCCAATGAAACGTAAAAGTGAGTGGCGACAGCTCAAGCCGGAAGGTTTTAGTAATTAG
- a CDS encoding arylsulfatase codes for MNRIAYLCLSLTFVLVCTHCKTNNGNEKETTTSTHSQPNIIVIYADDLGYGDVGAYGATELKTPNMDRLANGGMRFKSGYASSATCSPSRYALLTGEYPWRNENAKILPGTAPLLIDTAQMTIPKMLSKQGYHTGIVGKWHLGLGDGSVNWNEHISPGPNEVGFAYSYIMAATQDRVPTVYIENGQVVRLDPADPIEVSYQENFPGEPTGKDNPEMLKMKWHHGHNNSIVNGIPRIGFMKGGESAKWVDENMADTFLVRAQQYIKKHKAEPFFLYYALQQPHVPRTPHPRFADKSGLGPRGDVIMEADWCIGELLSTLEAEGLLENTLIILSSDNGPVLNDGYYDDAVEKLGKHTPRGPLRGGKYSLFEAGTRVPFITYWKGHIEPGVSEAVVSQLDLFSSLATLVGSSDRGKDSEDLMEVLLGKSQQGREALVLEATTRTALRKGDWILIPPYSGPAVNKQVNIELGNDTQYQLYNLKEDIGQQHNLAATKPEKLQEMITAFENIRGAGYQKVENLELK; via the coding sequence ATGAATAGAATCGCTTATCTATGCTTATCCCTTACTTTTGTACTGGTTTGTACCCATTGTAAAACTAACAATGGCAACGAAAAAGAAACGACAACAAGTACGCATTCCCAACCCAATATCATTGTGATATACGCCGATGACCTCGGCTATGGTGATGTTGGCGCATATGGCGCCACCGAGTTAAAAACGCCCAATATGGACCGATTGGCAAATGGAGGAATGCGGTTTAAAAGTGGCTACGCTTCTTCGGCGACATGTTCGCCGAGTAGATATGCGCTTTTGACTGGGGAATATCCTTGGCGTAATGAGAACGCCAAAATTCTTCCAGGAACAGCGCCTTTGTTGATTGATACGGCCCAAATGACGATCCCTAAAATGCTTAGTAAACAGGGGTACCATACCGGAATTGTCGGAAAATGGCACCTTGGACTAGGGGATGGATCAGTGAATTGGAATGAGCATATTTCACCCGGGCCGAATGAGGTAGGTTTTGCTTACTCCTATATCATGGCAGCTACGCAAGACCGAGTGCCTACGGTTTATATCGAAAATGGCCAGGTCGTCAGGCTTGATCCAGCGGATCCGATTGAGGTGAGCTATCAGGAAAATTTCCCAGGAGAGCCAACAGGAAAAGACAATCCCGAAATGTTGAAAATGAAATGGCACCATGGCCACAATAACAGCATTGTCAATGGCATCCCTCGCATTGGCTTTATGAAGGGAGGGGAATCGGCTAAATGGGTAGACGAAAACATGGCTGACACTTTTCTGGTCCGCGCTCAACAATACATCAAAAAGCATAAGGCTGAGCCCTTTTTTCTTTATTATGCTTTGCAGCAACCCCATGTGCCGCGTACTCCTCATCCTCGTTTTGCTGATAAATCGGGCTTGGGGCCGAGAGGGGATGTCATCATGGAGGCCGACTGGTGTATTGGGGAATTACTAAGTACCTTAGAAGCAGAAGGCCTGTTAGAAAATACCTTGATCATCCTATCTAGCGATAACGGTCCGGTCTTGAATGACGGTTATTACGATGATGCAGTGGAAAAACTAGGTAAACATACCCCAAGAGGCCCACTTAGAGGGGGTAAATACAGTTTGTTTGAAGCCGGAACGCGGGTGCCCTTTATCACCTATTGGAAGGGGCATATTGAGCCTGGCGTATCGGAAGCGGTGGTTTCGCAACTTGATTTATTTTCTTCTCTGGCGACCTTGGTTGGTAGCAGTGATCGCGGCAAGGATAGTGAGGACCTAATGGAGGTGTTGTTGGGCAAAAGCCAGCAAGGCCGAGAAGCATTGGTATTGGAAGCCACCACCCGGACAGCCTTGCGAAAGGGCGATTGGATCCTAATCCCTCCCTACAGCGGCCCGGCGGTGAACAAGCAAGTCAACATTGAATTAGGGAATGACACTCAATACCAGTTGTATAATTTGAAAGAAGACATCGGGCAACAGCATAACCTGGCAGCCACAAAGCCTGAAAAGCTGCAGGAAATGATCACAGCATTTGAAAACATCAGAGGGGCAGGCTATCAAAAGGTGGAAAACCTTGAGCTGAAGTAA
- a CDS encoding zinc-binding dehydrogenase: MTTRQSYKLKAGSLANMKLVTEQLPDPAANEVQISVKAIGLNFADVFAIWGLYSATPKGEFIPGLEYAGMVTKTGTAVTHLKEGDRIMGVTRFGGYTSHLNIDHRYVIPLPDDWTFAEGSAYLVQMLTAYYALLPLGNLKKGQTVLIHSAAGGVGTHAVRIAKSMGCFTIGTVGDASKLDYLVKEGYDRSIVRNLKTFRQDLEAALDGRELNLIMECIGGKVFKIGYDVLAQQGRIVIYGQARYGSTGNRPNYLRLLWLYLTRPKIDPQQLPQDNKGVLGFNLIWLYERVHIMHGILQEVAALDLPKPTVGHTFPFEQFHEAVLLFQTGKTVGKVVVEV, translated from the coding sequence ATGACTACCAGACAATCCTACAAGCTCAAAGCGGGAAGCCTTGCCAACATGAAGCTCGTCACGGAACAACTGCCGGATCCAGCAGCCAATGAAGTGCAAATAAGCGTGAAAGCGATCGGCCTCAATTTCGCTGATGTCTTCGCTATTTGGGGCTTATATAGTGCCACTCCTAAAGGGGAATTCATCCCTGGCCTGGAATATGCGGGCATGGTTACTAAAACAGGAACAGCGGTTACCCACCTAAAAGAAGGCGATCGCATCATGGGTGTGACGCGATTTGGTGGCTATACGTCTCATCTGAATATCGACCATCGCTACGTGATTCCTTTGCCCGATGATTGGACCTTTGCTGAAGGTTCCGCTTACCTGGTTCAAATGCTGACGGCTTATTATGCTTTGCTACCCCTAGGCAATCTTAAAAAAGGGCAAACCGTTCTCATCCATAGCGCCGCTGGCGGGGTGGGTACCCATGCCGTTCGCATTGCCAAAAGCATGGGCTGCTTTACGATTGGCACCGTTGGGGACGCCAGTAAACTTGATTACCTAGTCAAAGAAGGCTATGACCGTTCTATTGTTCGCAACTTAAAAACCTTCCGCCAGGACCTAGAAGCGGCACTTGATGGCCGAGAGCTCAACCTCATCATGGAGTGCATCGGTGGTAAGGTCTTCAAAATAGGCTATGATGTGCTGGCCCAACAAGGCCGTATTGTCATCTACGGCCAGGCGCGTTATGGCTCCACCGGCAACCGCCCCAATTACCTGCGCTTGCTTTGGCTCTACCTCACCCGCCCCAAGATTGATCCGCAACAATTGCCACAAGACAATAAAGGGGTATTAGGCTTCAACCTCATTTGGTTATATGAACGCGTTCATATCATGCATGGCATCTTGCAGGAAGTTGCTGCGCTGGATTTGCCTAAGCCAACCGTCGGACACACCTTCCCATTTGAGCAGTTCCATGAGGCCGTCTTGTTGTTTCAAACAGGGAAGACGGTTGGTAAAGTCGTGGTGGAAGTCTGA
- a CDS encoding ATP-binding protein, with protein sequence MTILSRFLVTLLFLCALIPRLHSQGIDVATLQANLSSAQGAARVDILNTLTEQLKFAQPAQAKTYAEEAYTLSNKLAYLKGISKSAIYLGIYERDAYNYNKAIRIINTGLEAARSSNDYPAALSGLDVLKTIYQLTNRPKRIEEVETMYKQIKTRLDLRQTSEQLEELERVVEFKDDVLNLSEKERLQITAEKDAVLIELAQTTEEKLRKEAELARIGQERAELESKTIRLEKESIELEKQAIENALQLQKERNIRNLAFAMMGILVFLFLAGWQRYRYKQQQKLAAIEKQRVQRLEEIDRLKDQFLANTSHELRTPLNGIIGIAEWLQAKSAEVSTAVLKENLSMLISAGKRLNNLVNDIMDFSRLRNAELRLFLKPLDVHSLSEMVLRINQPMAAAKKLTLINAIPKDLPAVLADEDRLQQILHNLIGNAIKFTNKGKVTISAQDMGEEIKLSVTDTGIGISPEKYETIFQAFQQEDGSTVREFAGTGLGLSISKHLVELHKGKIWLESAPEKGSTFYFSLPKSSEIAVSPAFQEEASTEEILPLLGESLSQSQEGEIPSASEHDVNILIVDDEPINQHVLSNHLDSGYYKITKAMNGEDALKAIEGPVNFDLVILDVMMPRMSGYEVCEQIRRKYLPSELPIIMVTAKNLVKDLVEGLTTGANDYLAKPFSREEFLARVKTQINLHTINQASGRFVPNAFLRTLGKENITQVRLGDQVEQLVSVFFSDIRAYTTLSETMTPEENFKFVNAFNRRMGPIIDQNHGFINQYLGDAIMAIFQQSPRDALQACIEFQKTLQLYNTQRAKKQRLPITAGVGFHTGKLIMGIIGDEKRMDAATISDTVNTAARMESLNKHYGTNILFSEDSFMGIGQSDDFHLRFLGKVQMKGKKLPVGVYECFDGDHPSLMELKIKTLDHFKEGLQYFFEKDFKKAHQIFEGIIKTSPDDLTSNMFLERALHYMNIGVPEDWTGVDKMEMK encoded by the coding sequence ATGACTATTCTATCCCGTTTTTTAGTCACATTGCTTTTCCTTTGCGCACTCATCCCTCGGCTCCATAGTCAAGGCATTGATGTGGCTACTTTACAGGCCAATCTAAGCTCAGCTCAAGGTGCAGCACGGGTAGATATTCTCAATACCTTGACCGAGCAATTAAAATTTGCACAACCAGCGCAGGCCAAAACCTATGCCGAAGAGGCCTATACACTAAGCAATAAACTGGCATACCTCAAGGGAATCAGTAAAAGTGCCATTTACCTGGGCATTTACGAAAGAGACGCCTACAATTACAACAAAGCCATTCGCATTATCAATACAGGACTGGAAGCTGCGCGCTCCTCCAATGATTATCCAGCTGCCTTATCGGGATTGGATGTGCTGAAGACCATTTACCAACTAACGAACCGCCCCAAAAGGATAGAAGAGGTGGAGACCATGTATAAGCAAATCAAAACGAGGCTGGATTTGCGCCAAACTTCGGAGCAATTGGAAGAGCTAGAAAGAGTCGTTGAGTTTAAAGATGACGTGCTGAATCTATCGGAAAAGGAAAGACTACAAATCACCGCAGAGAAAGATGCTGTGCTAATTGAATTGGCTCAGACCACGGAAGAAAAATTGCGCAAAGAGGCCGAACTGGCTCGGATTGGCCAGGAAAGAGCCGAGTTGGAAAGCAAAACGATCCGCTTGGAGAAGGAATCGATCGAGCTGGAAAAACAAGCTATAGAAAACGCGCTTCAACTGCAAAAGGAGCGAAATATCCGCAATCTAGCTTTTGCAATGATGGGTATCCTTGTTTTCTTATTCCTTGCCGGCTGGCAACGCTATCGCTACAAACAACAACAGAAACTTGCTGCTATTGAGAAGCAACGGGTACAACGCCTCGAAGAGATTGACCGCCTCAAGGATCAGTTCCTGGCCAATACTTCGCACGAATTGCGAACACCATTAAATGGCATTATTGGTATTGCCGAATGGTTGCAAGCCAAAAGTGCAGAAGTAAGCACTGCGGTTTTGAAGGAGAACTTATCCATGCTAATCTCTGCGGGGAAACGGCTGAATAATTTAGTAAATGATATTATGGACTTTTCCAGGTTGCGAAATGCCGAATTGCGGCTTTTTCTCAAACCCCTGGATGTCCATTCCCTTTCTGAGATGGTGTTACGCATCAATCAACCTATGGCTGCTGCCAAAAAACTAACCCTAATCAATGCTATTCCCAAAGACCTTCCGGCTGTATTGGCCGATGAGGATCGTTTACAACAAATTCTACACAATTTGATTGGGAATGCCATAAAATTCACAAATAAGGGAAAGGTAACGATTTCCGCCCAGGACATGGGAGAAGAAATCAAGCTATCGGTCACAGATACAGGTATTGGCATTTCACCTGAGAAATATGAAACTATTTTTCAAGCTTTTCAACAGGAAGATGGCTCTACGGTACGCGAATTTGCAGGTACTGGCCTGGGCTTGTCTATTTCCAAACATTTAGTCGAACTACACAAGGGTAAAATATGGTTAGAATCGGCGCCCGAAAAGGGATCTACCTTCTATTTCAGTTTGCCTAAATCGAGTGAAATAGCTGTTTCGCCAGCCTTTCAGGAAGAAGCTTCTACGGAAGAAATATTGCCCCTCCTAGGAGAAAGTCTTTCTCAATCGCAGGAAGGAGAAATACCTTCTGCAAGTGAACACGATGTCAATATCCTAATTGTAGATGATGAACCCATTAATCAACATGTGTTGAGTAATCACCTGGATTCAGGTTATTATAAGATTACTAAAGCGATGAATGGGGAGGATGCGCTAAAGGCCATTGAAGGCCCGGTTAACTTCGATTTAGTTATCCTCGATGTCATGATGCCGCGAATGTCTGGGTATGAAGTCTGCGAACAAATTAGAAGAAAATACCTGCCCTCGGAATTACCAATTATCATGGTTACTGCTAAAAACCTGGTAAAAGACCTCGTAGAAGGCCTGACGACAGGTGCAAATGACTACCTCGCCAAACCTTTTTCGCGGGAAGAATTTCTGGCCAGGGTAAAAACCCAAATTAACCTCCACACTATCAATCAAGCATCTGGTCGTTTTGTACCCAATGCCTTTTTGCGGACATTAGGCAAGGAAAACATCACGCAAGTTCGTTTAGGGGATCAGGTAGAGCAATTGGTGTCGGTCTTCTTTTCGGACATCCGGGCATATACGACCCTATCTGAGACCATGACTCCTGAAGAGAACTTCAAATTCGTCAATGCTTTCAATCGACGAATGGGGCCAATTATTGATCAAAACCACGGCTTTATTAACCAATACTTGGGAGATGCCATTATGGCTATCTTTCAACAAAGCCCACGCGATGCCTTACAAGCATGTATTGAATTTCAAAAGACATTGCAGTTGTATAATACCCAACGGGCTAAAAAACAGCGCCTCCCTATCACTGCTGGGGTCGGTTTCCACACCGGCAAATTGATTATGGGCATTATTGGTGATGAAAAACGGATGGATGCTGCTACCATTTCAGATACCGTCAATACGGCCGCACGAATGGAAAGCCTCAATAAACATTATGGCACCAATATTCTTTTTAGTGAGGATAGTTTTATGGGAATTGGCCAGTCCGATGATTTCCATTTGCGATTCCTGGGCAAGGTGCAAATGAAGGGTAAAAAACTGCCCGTTGGGGTTTACGAATGTTTTGATGGAGATCACCCCAGCTTGATGGAATTGAAAATAAAAACCCTTGATCATTTCAAAGAGGGACTTCAATACTTCTTTGAAAAAGACTTCAAAAAAGCCCACCAGATTTTTGAAGGAATTATCAAAACCAGCCCAGATGACCTTACTTCCAATATGTTTTTGGAAAGGGCATTACATTATATGAATATCGGCGTACCGGAAGATTGGACTGGTGTTGATAAAATGGAAATGAAGTGA
- a CDS encoding DUF1080 domain-containing protein, with protein sequence MKHLNVMLVGVGFLALTAWVASPAPVATATTYGSLTLAEKDAGWEMLFDGQTTKGWRNYKAEGVGPAWKAQDGALMLDKTDKSVQGGDLVTMEEYENFDLRLEWKISDCGNSGIMFNVKEEGYDKPYHTGPEMQVLDDKCHPDGKIVTHNSGDLYDMIQCKKKTVKPAGEWNSVRLLIKNGKASYWQNGVKVVKFEMFTPEWTAMIAKSKFKAWDGFGKARSGRICLQDHGDTVWFRDIKIKRL encoded by the coding sequence ATGAAGCATTTAAATGTGATGTTAGTTGGTGTAGGCTTTCTGGCACTGACGGCTTGGGTGGCTAGTCCAGCACCAGTGGCAACAGCTACGACGTATGGTTCTCTTACTTTGGCAGAAAAAGATGCAGGCTGGGAAATGCTCTTTGATGGGCAAACCACCAAGGGGTGGCGAAACTATAAAGCAGAAGGCGTAGGCCCTGCGTGGAAAGCCCAAGATGGTGCCTTGATGCTTGACAAAACCGACAAATCGGTACAAGGTGGTGATCTTGTCACCATGGAAGAATACGAAAACTTTGATTTGAGGTTGGAATGGAAAATTTCTGACTGTGGGAATAGCGGTATTATGTTTAATGTAAAAGAGGAAGGATATGATAAGCCTTATCATACCGGGCCAGAAATGCAGGTACTTGATGATAAATGCCACCCGGATGGAAAAATTGTGACCCATAATTCTGGCGATCTTTACGATATGATCCAATGCAAAAAGAAGACGGTAAAACCTGCCGGAGAGTGGAATTCGGTTCGCTTGCTCATCAAAAATGGTAAGGCTAGCTACTGGCAAAATGGCGTGAAGGTGGTCAAATTTGAAATGTTTACGCCAGAATGGACCGCGATGATTGCGAAAAGCAAATTTAAAGCTTGGGACGGTTTTGGAAAAGCAAGATCAGGTCGAATTTGCCTACAAGACCATGGCGATACGGTTTGGTTTAGAGATATTAAGATTAAGCGCCTGTAA
- a CDS encoding isopentenyl-diphosphate delta-isomerase — translation MENIFSPPNQAEEDPTAAERKKDHIDLAFRSQVTVDALDDRFYYEPLLSAHPSMDSWPTIDFLGKQLKAPLWVSSMTGGTEMAHTINHNLARACREFGLGMGLGSCRSLLYSDDTLKDFDIRAIMGDEVPLFANLGIAQLEQLVERKEVYRISLLMNKLKADGLIIHVNPFQEWLQPEGDLLKVTPLDTIKAILEQVEIQVIVKEVGQGMGYRSLKALLQLPLAAIDFAANGGTNFAKLELERSSEVEKEAYGQLAHIGHSATEMVNMVNELITHLGTKRQCSQIIISGGIRHFLDGYYLIKKCNLPSIYGQASGFLKYARGDYEQLRQYIATQIKGLALANAYLSIKA, via the coding sequence TTGGAAAACATTTTTTCACCACCGAACCAAGCGGAAGAGGACCCAACGGCTGCAGAACGAAAAAAAGACCATATTGATCTGGCTTTTCGTTCACAAGTCACTGTCGATGCCCTGGATGACCGGTTCTATTATGAGCCCCTATTGTCAGCACATCCAAGTATGGATAGTTGGCCTACCATCGACTTCCTGGGCAAGCAACTCAAAGCGCCACTTTGGGTCTCCAGCATGACAGGTGGTACCGAAATGGCCCATACCATTAATCATAACCTGGCTAGGGCCTGCCGGGAATTTGGCCTGGGAATGGGACTGGGTTCTTGTCGCTCCTTATTATATAGCGACGATACCCTCAAAGATTTTGATATTCGAGCTATCATGGGTGACGAGGTGCCGCTTTTTGCCAATTTAGGGATCGCCCAATTAGAGCAGTTAGTCGAACGGAAGGAAGTGTACCGCATTTCCCTTTTAATGAATAAATTGAAGGCGGATGGACTGATTATTCACGTCAATCCGTTCCAGGAGTGGCTTCAGCCGGAAGGCGATTTGTTAAAAGTAACACCCCTTGATACCATCAAAGCTATATTGGAACAGGTTGAGATACAGGTTATCGTCAAGGAAGTCGGGCAAGGCATGGGATACCGAAGCCTCAAAGCTTTGTTACAACTTCCGCTGGCAGCTATCGACTTTGCCGCCAACGGTGGCACTAATTTTGCTAAATTAGAACTGGAGAGGTCAAGTGAAGTAGAAAAAGAAGCCTACGGCCAGCTAGCTCATATCGGCCATAGTGCAACAGAGATGGTCAATATGGTCAATGAACTCATCACCCATTTGGGTACGAAAAGACAATGTTCGCAAATAATCATTTCGGGCGGTATTAGACATTTTCTGGATGGCTATTATCTGATAAAAAAATGTAATTTACCGAGCATTTATGGGCAGGCTTCAGGCTTTTTGAAGTACGCCAGGGGAGATTATGAGCAATTGAGACAATATATAGCCACCCAAATCAAGGGTTTGGCCTTAGCCAATGCTTATTTAAGCATCAAAGCATGA
- a CDS encoding hydroxymethylglutaryl-CoA reductase has translation MKTVQMITAPIGQPTISNDEHQASTFNMQGKTISGFSKLSKRGKLRWVAEHFFKDPELVIRELTSFWHKDEKQQKILDDFSENTISNFILPYGIAPNLLVNDKTYAVPMVIEESSVVAAAASAAKFWLSRGGFKAEVIDTRKLGQVHFSWQGDGEKLKALFPEIKKVLRSDAAHLSKNMELRGGGILSIELLNLSHLEPDYFQLKVAFETCDSMGANFINSILEQFGKSLQTFVANHEGFTAQEQELDIIMSILSNYTPECLVRTWVECPVEQLKGACKNLNAQTFADKFNKAVRIARIDPYRATTHNKGIFNGIDAVVLATGNDFRAIEACGHTYAARDGQYRSLSQCEVKDGVFRFWMDIPLALGTVGGLTKLHPLAHRSLELLGHPSAKELMMVIAATGLAQNFAAVRSLVTTGIQQGHMKMHLLNMLNHLGASEQEVKAALVFFTDKVVSFSAVREFLDWLRGAAPQLAQE, from the coding sequence ATGAAAACAGTACAAATGATAACTGCCCCGATAGGGCAGCCGACTATATCAAACGACGAACATCAAGCAAGTACCTTTAACATGCAGGGAAAGACAATAAGTGGATTCTCCAAACTATCTAAACGAGGTAAACTTCGTTGGGTGGCAGAACACTTTTTCAAGGATCCTGAATTGGTCATCCGAGAATTGACCAGCTTTTGGCATAAAGATGAAAAGCAGCAAAAGATATTGGATGACTTTAGCGAAAATACCATCAGCAATTTCATTTTACCTTATGGCATAGCTCCGAACTTATTGGTAAATGATAAAACCTATGCCGTGCCGATGGTCATTGAGGAAAGTTCGGTAGTAGCCGCAGCAGCAAGTGCAGCCAAATTCTGGTTGTCTCGCGGTGGGTTTAAAGCAGAAGTGATCGATACGCGTAAATTGGGCCAGGTGCACTTTAGCTGGCAGGGGGATGGTGAGAAACTTAAGGCTTTATTCCCTGAGATAAAGAAGGTGCTCCGTTCAGATGCAGCACACCTCAGCAAAAACATGGAATTGCGCGGTGGTGGAATACTTTCCATTGAGTTGCTAAACCTCTCCCATCTCGAACCCGATTATTTTCAACTAAAGGTCGCCTTTGAGACCTGCGATTCCATGGGCGCCAATTTCATCAATTCGATTTTGGAACAGTTTGGCAAAAGCCTGCAAACCTTTGTCGCAAACCATGAGGGGTTTACCGCACAGGAGCAGGAACTGGATATTATCATGTCCATTCTTTCCAATTATACCCCTGAATGCCTGGTCCGAACCTGGGTTGAATGCCCGGTGGAACAACTGAAAGGCGCCTGTAAAAACCTGAATGCCCAGACTTTTGCAGATAAATTTAACAAGGCGGTACGGATTGCTCGCATTGACCCCTACCGGGCCACGACCCACAACAAGGGCATTTTTAATGGTATCGATGCCGTGGTACTGGCAACGGGCAATGATTTCCGTGCCATTGAGGCCTGCGGACATACTTACGCTGCCAGAGATGGTCAGTATCGCAGCCTTAGTCAATGTGAAGTAAAAGATGGCGTTTTCCGCTTTTGGATGGATATTCCCCTGGCCCTTGGAACCGTTGGCGGGCTCACCAAGCTGCACCCCCTGGCACATCGCTCCCTGGAACTCCTCGGGCACCCCAGCGCCAAAGAACTTATGATGGTCATTGCAGCCACCGGCCTGGCGCAGAATTTTGCGGCAGTCCGATCCTTGGTCACCACAGGCATCCAACAGGGGCACATGAAAATGCACCTGCTCAATATGCTTAATCATTTGGGCGCAAGCGAACAAGAGGTAAAAGCGGCACTGGTTTTTTTCACAGATAAAGTGGTTTCGTTTTCTGCTGTCCGTGAATTCCTGGATTGGCTGAGAGGGGCTGCCCCTCAATTGGCTCAAGAATAA